In a genomic window of [Empedobacter] haloabium:
- the nusA gene encoding transcription termination factor NusA: MSREVLLLVDALAREKNVDKDVVFGALEFALAQATKKRYEGEVDIRVSIDRDSGEFESFRRWHVVPDEAGLQLPDQEVLLFEAKEQIPDIEVDEYIEEPIESVEFGRRFAQDTKQVVLQRVRDAEREQILADFLERGDSLVTGTIKRMERGDAIVESGKIEARLPRDQMIPKENLRIGDRVRAYILRVDRNMRGPQVILSRTAPEFIMKLFELEVPEIEQGMLEIKSAARDAGVRAKIAVYTADKRIDPIGTCVGMRGSRVQAVTGELGGERVDIVLWSEDPAQFVIGALAPANVSSIMVDEEKHAMDVVVDEENLAIAIGRSGQNVRLASELTGWKINIMTAEESADKAAQETAAIRALFMEKLDVDQEVADILVEEGFASLEEIAYVPISEMLEIEAFDEDTVNELRTRARDALVTEAIASEEGLEGMEEALVGLEGMDRITAGKLGLAGIKTVEQFAGLAYDEFGAILALSSDRARELINTEFADVTDDEMKLVDSKYDDRAKALQAKAWALAEAAKA, encoded by the coding sequence ATGAGTCGCGAAGTATTGTTATTGGTGGATGCGCTGGCGCGCGAGAAGAACGTCGACAAGGACGTGGTGTTCGGCGCGCTCGAGTTCGCACTGGCGCAGGCCACGAAAAAGCGCTATGAAGGCGAAGTGGACATCCGCGTTTCGATCGACCGCGATTCCGGCGAATTCGAATCGTTCCGCCGCTGGCACGTGGTGCCCGACGAAGCCGGCCTGCAACTGCCTGACCAGGAAGTGCTGCTGTTCGAAGCCAAGGAACAGATCCCCGATATCGAAGTGGACGAATACATCGAAGAACCGATCGAGTCCGTCGAATTCGGCCGCCGCTTCGCGCAGGACACCAAGCAGGTCGTGCTGCAGCGCGTGCGCGATGCCGAGCGCGAACAGATCCTGGCCGACTTCCTGGAGCGCGGCGACTCGCTCGTCACCGGCACCATCAAGCGCATGGAACGCGGCGACGCCATCGTCGAATCGGGCAAGATCGAAGCGCGCCTGCCGCGCGACCAGATGATCCCGAAGGAAAATCTGCGTATCGGCGACCGCGTGCGTGCCTACATCCTGCGCGTGGACCGCAATATGCGTGGCCCGCAGGTGATCCTGTCGCGCACCGCGCCGGAATTCATCATGAAGCTGTTCGAGCTGGAAGTGCCGGAAATCGAACAGGGCATGCTGGAAATTAAATCGGCCGCCCGCGATGCCGGCGTGCGCGCCAAGATCGCCGTCTACACGGCCGACAAGCGCATCGACCCGATCGGTACCTGCGTCGGCATGCGCGGTTCGCGCGTGCAGGCTGTGACCGGCGAGCTGGGCGGCGAACGCGTCGACATCGTGCTGTGGTCGGAAGACCCGGCGCAGTTCGTCATCGGCGCGCTGGCCCCGGCCAACGTGTCGTCGATCATGGTCGATGAAGAGAAGCACGCGATGGACGTGGTGGTGGACGAAGAAAACCTGGCGATCGCCATCGGCCGCTCGGGCCAGAACGTGCGTCTGGCTTCCGAGCTGACCGGCTGGAAGATCAACATCATGACGGCCGAGGAATCGGCCGACAAGGCAGCCCAGGAAACGGCCGCGATCCGCGCCCTGTTCATGGAAAAACTGGATGTCGACCAGGAAGTGGCCGACATCCTCGTCGAGGAAGGTTTCGCCAGCCTGGAAGAGATCGCCTATGTGCCGATCTCCGAAATGCTGGAAATCGAAGCCTTCGACGAAGACACCGTGAACGAACTGCGTACCCGTGCCCGCGATGCCCTGGTGACCGAGGCGATCGCTTCGGAAGAGGGCCTGGAAGGCATGGAAGAAGCACTGGTTGGCCTGGAAGGCATGGACCGCATCACCGCGGGCAAGCTGGGCCTGGCTGGCATCAAGACCGTCGAACAATTCGCCGGACTGGCCTATGACGAATTCGGCGCCATCCTGGCGTTGTCGTCCGACCGTGCACGCGAACTGATTAATACTGAATTTGCAGATGTGACCGACGATGAAATGAAGCTGGTCGACAGCAAGTACGACGACCGTGCCAAGGCCCTGCAGGCCAAGGCGTGGGCCCTGGCCGAAGCGGCCAAGGCCTGA
- the rimP gene encoding ribosome maturation factor RimP, whose product MQLLDLIEKTVGGLGYELVDFERAERGLLRVYIDFPAADAEEKGPITVEDCATVSHQLSHVLTVENVPYERLEISSPGLDRPLRKLSDFERFAGHEAIVKLRMALPGTSNRKSYQGILQQPEGEQLGIEFESKDGPAVLNFTLADMDKARLVPQVDFRSRKA is encoded by the coding sequence TTGCAACTGCTGGATTTGATTGAGAAGACCGTTGGCGGTCTGGGCTACGAGCTGGTCGATTTCGAACGGGCCGAGCGTGGATTGCTGCGTGTGTATATCGACTTCCCTGCCGCGGACGCAGAAGAAAAAGGTCCGATCACGGTGGAAGACTGTGCCACGGTCAGCCATCAGCTGTCGCACGTGCTGACGGTCGAGAACGTTCCTTACGAACGGCTCGAAATCTCGTCGCCCGGCCTGGACCGGCCGCTGCGCAAGCTGAGCGATTTCGAGCGCTTTGCCGGCCACGAAGCCATCGTCAAGCTGCGCATGGCGCTGCCGGGCACCTCGAACCGCAAGTCCTACCAGGGCATTCTGCAACAGCCCGAAGGCGAGCAACTGGGTATTGAATTCGAAAGTAAAGATGGTCCTGCGGTGCTGAATTTCACGCTCGCGGATATGGATAAGGCACGCTTGGTGCCACAGGTGGATTTTAGGAGCCGCAAAGCATGA